The genomic DNA CACGTCAATGAGAGCACAAATAGATCACAGTGTAACCTATGCAACTGGCCCACCAGCATTTAGAATACATGGTCAGGTCTACCACCGCATAGGTTCACTTCTACCCATGCCCAGACAGACCCCCAAGTTCTTGCAAATGTATACCATAGACACCGAAAATGAAGTCTCAAACCGTATCAAAACTATGTCAGGAGGAGGCTCAGCTGTAGAACTAAAGGAAGACATAGTTGCAGGTTTGGTTTCAATGTTAGACGAACATAATTGTTTATGCATGTTTTTCCGGAAAGCACGAGACCGATTCAAAGAAACTAACGTTGAAGAGTTGCGACTAcatttagttgataaaaaaggaaaaggaaaacaatatgATCGCCCTGATATTCAAGAGGTTGTTGGATTAATAGTAGGTTACTTCACGACCAATATTGGTCACAAAGATATTGTCTTGGAGTTACAGTCAAACCACCTACAATAAATAAAGCATGATCACCCTTTGCTCATGAGTTTACAGTAGTCGTTGTTATTCTCATATGGAGAATATGGGTACCATACTGAAATACCACATGCAGTTACACATGTAGGCGAACGTAGGAGAAGCTTCATCAGTATAAGAGAATACTACGCTTACCAAGTCCAAACAAGACTCAGAGAAGGAATGACACTAATTAGAGGAGGCCACCTCCTACACCAATATATAGTCGATGCATATACAACTATAGAACAAGAGAGCCTTCAATGGGCAAAGAAAAATCAAGACCAACTAAGAGCAGACTTATACAACAATGTCTTCGATGCAGTTAGTAAAGGAGATAtagatgcaaaaaaaattgggaaaaggATAATCCTACCGTCCAGTTTTACAGGAGGCCCTTGGTACATGATAGAGAAACATCATGATGCAATGGCAATTTGTCGGACATTTGGGAATCCAAGTTTGTTCATTACTATGAGAGCAAACCCAAACTGGAAAGAAATAAAGGAACATCTAGCCACTTACGGCGAGGTTTCAGATAATGAACGCCCTGATGTTGGATGTCGCGTTTTCAAAATGAAACTcaaaaaatttctcaaagaCCTTGAGAAAGGGACATTTTTCAACCCATGTGTTGCAGGTACGTGACAAACGATAAcccaaactatatatatatatatcctaaaatTTGTCAAGCCAATATAATACTGTTAATAATTTTGCAGTTTTACACAAAATTGAGTTTCAAAAAGAAGATTGCCACATGCACATATTCTTACAACGGCTAAAGTTAATTCAATAATTTCAGTTGAACTGCCAATCAAAACACAAGACCCTGTAGGATTTGAGCTTGTGGAGAAACACATGATGTATGGACCATGTGGAGAGGATCGCCCATCATCATCTTGCATGGCTAATCAAGTATGTTCCAAAAAGTATCCACGCTCCTACACGAAATTCACAAGTATAGACAAGGTTATATTGTCTACCGTCAGCGCCATACCATTGACAACTTCGTCATAAAGGGAGGGAAAAAGCTAGATAATCAATATGTCATTCCACATAACATTGACATTTTGAAGAAATATGAGGCGCACATCAATGTCGAATAGTGCAACACGAAAAATGCGGTAAAATATTTGTTCAAGTATATCACAAAAGGAGTGGATAAGGCAACCATTTTGATTGAGAAAGGTTCGAAAAATACAACGACAAATGAAAATCCAGAAAGATTTGTCAAGGAAAGAGATGAAATCCAGGAGTATCTTGAAGACCAACAATCAGTGACTTACAAGAGTACACAGAAACTAGACCAAGTCCTATCTAGATATGATATTGAGAAGACGATGTTCACTGAGTGGATGGAAATGAACAAACATTGTTAGGAAGCTGACATATATCGAATTCCCAAAATATTATATCTGGGATGTAGATGAGAAAGTGTGGCATCGCAGACGTCGTGGTAATAATTCAGCGGGAGCTACGACCATAGGCAGAATAGTTAATATTCACCCAAACACTAGGCAGCTATACTACCTAAGATTATTGGTCAATGTTGTCATAGGACCAACAAGCTACGACGACATACTGACAGTGGGTGttgagaagagaaaaagttatAAAGAAGCATGTAGGGCTAGAGGTATACTAGACAACGATATGGAGTGGCATAAAGTGATGGATGAGTCAACTCAATGGGCAACTTCAAATCAGTTACGTTATCTATTTGTCCTTTATGCTAATCTACTGTGAGGTGGCTAACCCATTACGTTTATGGGAAAACTTTTGCAAATCATTATCTGAAGGCATTATTGAAAAACAGCGATAGGAATTTGGATTTAAGAAGCTTACGTTAACGAAGAGGAACTGCAACAATATACTTTGATAGAAGTCAAATTACTTTTGCACCAACACGATCGTTCCCTCACAGATTTCCTAGAAATTCCAAcgcctgaaaaaaaaaattctgaaagcCCTCGGCAACAGCTTGCTGAAACAAGAATCATTGtatgacaaacaaacaaaaagagcaCAAAGAGCAtcaaagacacttccaactACTAAACAGTCAGCAGAGAATAGTTTATGATGCAGTTCTTGAATCAGTAGCCAACAAATCAGGCAAAATATTCTTCCTTAATGGACCTGGTGGaacttggaaattttttttctacaacACAATAATCGCAAAGCTAAGATCATCTAAACCAAGTGGTCCTACCTGTAGTGTCATCGGGCATCGCAGCATTGCTATTACCAGATGGTAGAACAACACATTCAAGATTTAAGATACCACTAAATCTCGCAGAAGATTCAATATGCGATATTAGCCCAAATATAATGCTAGCAGAATTGCTTCTTAAAACAGATCTGATCATATGGGACGAAGCGCCAATGTCTCATCAACACACGTTCAAAGCCCTAGATAGGACACTAAGAGATTTAATGTCTACGGAAGATTCAACAGCTAGCGAAAAAATGTTTGGTGGGAAAACTGTGCTTCTATGGGGAGATTTCTGTCAAATACTCCCAGTAATAACACATGGGACACGAGCAGATACAGTTCTAGCGTCTATAAGCAAGTTATATATATGGGACGCATGCAACATTTATCACTTAGTAAAAAACATGAGAATACACCAGTCAGAAACAGGTTTTGCTACTTGGTTGCTAAGTGTAGGCGATGGAACAACCCCGGAGTGTGATCGTAACAAGGAAAATATGAATGACAAAGGAAAACAGGTGATCATTGGAAACAACTTCCTTCTGGAACCTACTGGAGATCCACTACAGCAAATTTCTCAAACATCAAGAAAGCCACAACTCGCCCTTCAAAGCAAAACTGAAGCCCTAACAGAAAGTGCTATTCTAACTCCAAGGAACGAAACAGTGGATGACATTAATGCATACATTTTAGCAGAAGTAGAAGGAGAGTTAAAAGAATATTTCAGCTATGATAGCATCGGTAAGGCGGATACAATCGGGGACGACTATGGAGTATTTAAACTCCCTAGAGTATCCAGGCATGCCGAAACATAAGTTAAGTTTAAAACTTGGCGTCCCTATAATGCTCATGAGGAACATTAATCAAAAAGAAGGTCTATGCAACGACACGAGGCTAATAGCCACAAAACTGGGAGACCGAGTTATTGAAGGAAAAATACTTACCGGCACACACGCTGGaaataaagttttattaaaaCACTTATTTTAGATTCACTAGTAGTACATAACAcacttattttaaaacaaaactatgaatCGTCAACCTAACAATCTTCCATAATACACAAGCATGCCATTAAATCGCACTTGAAGACATTACAATCAAACAAGATGGAGCAGCATAACTAAACCACCAACATATAggtattttcaaatattttttttttaaaaacataaacccCAATATGTTCATAGGTACTCATAAGAGGATAATCTCaatgcaaaccaaaaaaatcaactcCCACTCGCATGAACAACCACAAGAAAGTAACAGGAATCGTGGAAAGTATATGGGTAAATAAGAGTTACAAGTATATAATCACAACAGgaatagagagagaaatatCATACATCTTCACAGTCGACCTACATTTTTCTGTAAACGAAACTAAACAACTTTCTCTTTATTCTCCCATTAGGTGTCCCAAGACTATTTAAAGCGTGATTCAACAAAAAAGCCAACGCATACATATATGTATTCAAATAGCAACATATTCAGAATTCCCCAGCCCCCAGCTATACTTTCGCTATAAATGGTTAAGCTGAAGCATCATAGTCacctaaaaaaacataaaaaacaaccTCAAATACTGGCTCATGTTCGTCCTATGAATTAGGTAAAAATTACATTAGAGTACGTTGTAGTTAACCTCTATGTCTCCTCAAAAGGAACCTCATTCATATTACCTAATAAAGTCATACAAACACTACTTCATTCCACAAATCTCAAATACCCAACACcgaaaacatataaaatatcttcCAAACAGGTGGGtttaaaaaaaaccccaaaaagcTGAAAAAGGGACATAAATAATCAAAAGTATAACACACAAAATGACATAAGACCAacgaacattaaaaaaaaaattacaaaagacggaaaaaaaaacaaaaacgaaccAACAAAATCAATGGGGCCttcaataataaaacaaaattcagagTAATCGAAGGCATGTTTAGTTTCATTCAAACAACCGAGACAAATGGagataatctatatataaaacacCCCCATATGAACCAGATCCAACTTCACTGAATCTAAATCTCGAAGGaccaaaatacaacaaaaaaaaatgcccGGGAGTATACATTCAATTGAGTCTAACCGCAATACGGATCTCAGaacagacaaacaaaaaaactaaacaaaacaaattcaacaataaccaaaacaaaaaaacttaatcaGCCGGAACTCAACACACCTTTGGtccaaacaaaagcaaaaacgaaaatataaacacgggaaaaaaaattaaaaaggaaaaaaggccAACGGACGAGTACAACTAAATGGGCTTCGATCCTTTAAAAACAACTCACCAtctataaacaataaataacttGACGCTAACCCCACAATGATAACCAAACATACACTACACCTCTAAATAGTTCTAACCCCAACACAATGGGCCACCGACATTACAAATTAAAGGCTCGTAATAATATCTAAACAACATAATTGATCTTAAATTCAGTAGCTAAGAACGACTTTCGTTTAGTCGGATGTGTTTCCCCAGTTCCCCAATATATAAATTCAGTAGCTAAGAAGGACtattaaactacaaaaaaacGCATCAACAAAACTCAATGAATATTAcgaataaatagaaaattaacgGCAAAGAATGAAGAAAGAATTCCAAAAACCAATAGTAACCAACACAAAACTCAAGACTCCAAACGACTACGgccacatatatataaataaacattgtcatgcaacaaacaaacaaaataagaagaacaaaaaaaaaccaaaacatggGAGATGCACAAAATATCCAATGTACTTTTTCATATGAAACTATCAGCTCTACTAGGCAAAGATCCAATGAAATCATCTTCATGATCATAAGACCAAACACCGATCTAaaccacatcatcatccacatcCCTTACATTCCAAACGGCAACAACCCTACATCGCCAACCTTGAGAAGCAATCTCCACTATCTTCTAACATATCATGAAATTGAAGAGAACGTGGCAACAAGAATGACAACAAGGTTCCTCCAATTCCTTATTGCAGTTCAAAGAACCGAACATCAAAGATGTAggtttattgttatatatttcataGTCACAGATTACACCTTCCATGCAAATACCATAATCGACACTGATGTACTCATCGCAGATCTAGAGAACTCCAAAAGACAACcaacaaaaactgaagaaaatgAAGCCTGCACTATTCGCCTAGAAACATTCAAAGGTCATGATGATATCAACACCCTCAAATGTAACCACATCTATCACAATGAATGAATAATCACATGGTTGTATGCAAACAAAAACTGTCCACTATGTAGGACGAAAATGGTCTAAATagtgttttcttcattttatcAAAACTCTATTCTATCATTCACACAACTAcaacatctaaaaaaaaaagaaaattattaacaataatcctaaacttagagaaaaaaatctgatattgcctaacttaaatataaaaaaataaataaaacataaacaaaaaatcttattatataaagcttggttctTAAAGTTAGTagctcaccagatcgtgacacgtgttagttttaacgatcataaattaaagttaaaaactcaccagatcatgacacgtacatgtcagttttaacgattaaatatcaaagttagtaactcatcagatcatgacacatgtcaattttaacgatcagaaatcacatatcaaagttagtaactcatcagatcgtgacaagtgtcaagtctcgaaggcaatttgtttgttgtctaatctaaacaactaaataaaaagatttctagatattaccacgtgttttcgtcgtcgtttctttgaattttgttttgtttctcaatttcataatgcatactacgcaatctttgactttgaaataTATGTTAACaatatgcataataactaaggtttttgggattaacaaat from Camelina sativa cultivar DH55 chromosome 7, Cs, whole genome shotgun sequence includes the following:
- the LOC104704551 gene encoding uncharacterized protein LOC104704551: MSHQHTFKALDRTLRDLMSTEDSTASEKMFGGKTVLLWGDFCQILPVITHGTRADTVLASISKLYIWDACNIYHLVKNMRIHQSETGFATWLLSVGDGTTPECDRNKENMNDKGKQVIIGNNFLLEPTGDPLQQISQTSRKPQLALQSKTEALTESAILTPRNETVDDINAYILAEVEGELKEYFSYDSIGKADTIGDDYGVFKLPRVSRHAET